The Nitrospira sp. CR1.1 genome has a segment encoding these proteins:
- the rpsP gene encoding 30S ribosomal protein S16 — protein MAVHLRLARTGRHKRPMYRVIAADSRKPRDGRFLEILGIFDPLKDPAVPVLKSERVLSWLRHGAQPTTTVRTLLKRHGVWKEFETEKSAKAEKPGKDEKNKK, from the coding sequence GTGGCGGTTCATTTACGATTGGCACGGACAGGGCGACACAAGCGGCCGATGTATCGGGTGATCGCGGCGGATTCACGGAAGCCGCGAGACGGCCGGTTTTTGGAAATTCTCGGCATTTTTGATCCGCTGAAGGATCCGGCAGTCCCGGTGCTGAAGTCGGAACGAGTGCTGTCGTGGTTGCGGCATGGCGCTCAGCCCACGACAACCGTGCGGACGCTCTTGAAGCGGCATGGGGTCTGGAAAGAGTTCGAGACCGAGAAGAGTGCGAAGGCTGAGAAGCCGGGAAAAGACGAGAAGAACAAAAAGTAA
- the ftsE gene encoding cell division ATP-binding protein FtsE has translation MIQLFHVSKYYDRRPALSDVTLEIEKGEFVLLMGPSGAGKSTLLKLLIGAERPEEGQILVQGRSLSKLRPSEIPVLRRKVGVVLQDFRLLPKKTVFENVSLPLLVQGASTTEIRRKVAEALRSVGLDHKKDLFPPGLSTGEQQRICIARAIVNGPIMLLADEPTGNLDPDLTSEIIELFKSINARGTTIIVATHDPNVLAQVNRRVITLEHGKVVSREQVAP, from the coding sequence ATGATTCAACTTTTTCACGTCTCAAAATATTACGATCGCCGCCCGGCCCTTTCCGATGTGACACTGGAAATCGAGAAAGGCGAATTTGTTCTGTTGATGGGCCCCAGCGGGGCGGGGAAATCGACTCTGCTCAAGCTCTTGATCGGGGCGGAGCGTCCGGAGGAAGGCCAGATTCTCGTGCAGGGTCGCAGCCTGTCGAAGCTGCGACCCTCGGAGATTCCCGTGCTGCGTCGCAAGGTGGGGGTCGTGTTGCAGGACTTCCGTCTCCTGCCGAAGAAAACGGTGTTCGAAAATGTCTCGTTGCCCTTGCTGGTACAGGGCGCATCGACAACGGAAATCCGGCGCAAAGTCGCGGAAGCACTGCGCTCCGTCGGCCTGGATCATAAAAAAGATCTCTTTCCGCCCGGCCTGTCCACGGGAGAACAGCAACGCATTTGTATTGCCCGCGCGATCGTCAACGGGCCGATTATGCTGCTGGCCGATGAACCGACCGGGAATTTGGACCCTGATTTGACGAGCGAAATTATCGAGCTGTTTAAGTCGATCAATGCGCGGGGAACGACCATCATCGTCGCGACGCATGATCCCAATGTGCTGGCCCAGGTCAATCGACGGGTGATCACCCTGGAGCACGGCAAAGTGGTGTCCAGGGAACAGGTGGCCCCGTGA
- a CDS encoding FtsX-like permease family protein, producing the protein MRRLLYLLREAVANVLTNRTTTLVAVATTAFTFACVGVFLLLYVNLKTMATSLEQDIQVMVYLQDDVTEQARNDIEQQLKADRAIGSLTFVSKERALADFQAQFPSESRLLQGLGQNPLPASFVVTLTAESRSSDAMRRWANRTQLIPGVGQVQYNQEWVEALAGIVRYIEVAAIIVGMILSAASVTIIANTIRLALYSRREEIEILGLIGASATFIRVPYLLEGAALGLCGSALSLVILKGGFELFRHQIHSATRFLGVDALLTFFPFDMCVVLMLVGLFLGCAGSFLSLLRFGEGRA; encoded by the coding sequence GTGAGGCGTCTCCTGTACCTCTTGCGAGAGGCCGTCGCCAATGTCCTGACGAATAGAACCACCACCCTGGTCGCGGTGGCGACGACTGCCTTTACCTTTGCCTGCGTCGGCGTCTTTTTGTTGCTCTACGTGAATTTGAAAACCATGGCGACCTCGCTCGAACAGGATATTCAGGTCATGGTGTATCTGCAGGACGACGTGACTGAGCAGGCACGCAACGATATTGAGCAGCAACTGAAAGCTGATCGAGCGATCGGATCATTGACGTTTGTGTCCAAGGAACGGGCGTTGGCTGATTTTCAGGCCCAATTTCCCTCCGAGTCTCGGCTGCTGCAGGGACTCGGGCAAAACCCGCTCCCGGCCTCATTCGTCGTGACGTTGACCGCGGAGTCTCGCTCCTCCGACGCCATGCGGCGCTGGGCCAATCGCACACAACTGATTCCCGGCGTCGGTCAGGTTCAGTATAACCAGGAATGGGTGGAGGCCTTAGCGGGTATTGTGCGATACATTGAGGTGGCTGCCATTATTGTCGGTATGATTTTGTCGGCCGCCTCGGTGACGATCATCGCCAACACGATTCGCCTGGCCCTCTATTCCCGTCGTGAGGAAATCGAAATTCTGGGGTTGATCGGGGCAAGCGCCACGTTCATCCGGGTGCCCTATTTGCTGGAAGGCGCCGCATTGGGCCTTTGTGGAAGCGCCCTGTCACTGGTGATCCTCAAAGGCGGGTTCGAATTGTTCCGCCATCAAATTCATTCCGCCACGCGGTTCCTGGGTGTTGATGCGCTGCTGACATTTTTCCCTTTCGACATGTGCGTCGTGCTCATGCTGGTGGGGCTCTTTCTCGGCTGCGCCGGTAGTTTCCTCTCGCTGTTACGTTTTGGCGAGGGACGGGCATGA
- the uvrB gene encoding excinuclease ABC subunit UvrB — translation MPPFKLDAPFKPCGDQGQAIEKLTSGILAGKQHQALLGVTGSGKTFTMANVVERVQKPTLVLVHNKTLAGQLYQEFKQFFPQNAVEYFISYYDYYQPEAYIPQSDTYIAKDASINDAIDQMRHAATTSLLQRNDVVIVSSVSCIYGLGSPEVYHDMLVYLEEGMETRREKILAKLVDIQYARNDVDFHRGTFRARGDVIEIFPASSEAKSVRIELFGDTVDAIHEIDPLTGKSLGRLPKIAIYPNTHYLIAPDRYERAITGIEEELDARVVAFRKNGQLLEAQRIEQRTKFDLEMIRAMGYCHGIENYSRHLSGRAPGDPPPTLLDYFPKDFLLIIDESHATVPQIGGMYEGDFSRKRTLVDYGFRLPSAVDNRPLKFAEFERMLKQVIYVSATPGPYELEHAKGEVIEQIIRPTGLMDPLIDVRSAKGQVDNLLAEVRAESAKGNRVLVTTLTKRMAEDLTEYYHDLGVKVRYLHSDIKTLERAEIIRDLRRGVFDVLVGINLLREGLDLPEVGLVAILDADKEGFLRSHRSLIQTAGRAARNLDGRVIFYGDTVTDSMRSAMDETARRRHIQEAYNRANGITPESIKKLIPVLDYASGGTKGDQLELAAESPEVYATTGDAEQLIRRLEVEMKAAAKQLEFERAAELRNRIRALKLKALELAQ, via the coding sequence ATGCCCCCGTTTAAGCTCGACGCTCCATTCAAACCCTGCGGCGACCAAGGCCAAGCGATTGAAAAGCTGACCTCCGGAATTCTAGCCGGCAAGCAGCATCAAGCCCTGCTTGGAGTCACTGGTTCAGGCAAGACCTTCACGATGGCGAATGTCGTCGAGCGGGTACAGAAGCCGACGCTCGTGCTCGTGCACAATAAGACCCTGGCCGGTCAGCTCTATCAGGAATTTAAACAGTTTTTTCCACAGAACGCCGTCGAGTACTTCATCAGTTATTACGATTATTACCAACCGGAAGCCTACATCCCGCAGAGCGACACCTATATTGCCAAGGATGCTTCGATCAACGATGCCATCGATCAGATGCGCCACGCAGCGACGACGTCGCTGTTGCAGCGCAATGATGTCGTGATTGTGTCGTCGGTCTCCTGTATCTACGGCCTCGGGTCGCCGGAGGTGTACCATGACATGTTGGTGTATCTCGAAGAGGGGATGGAGACGCGGCGCGAGAAGATTCTGGCAAAGTTGGTCGACATTCAATATGCGCGCAATGACGTAGATTTCCACCGCGGGACCTTTCGCGCCCGCGGCGATGTCATTGAGATTTTCCCGGCCTCGTCGGAGGCCAAGTCGGTGCGCATCGAACTGTTTGGCGATACGGTCGATGCCATCCATGAGATCGATCCGCTGACCGGTAAATCGCTGGGCAGGTTGCCCAAGATCGCCATCTATCCGAACACGCACTATCTCATTGCGCCGGATCGTTACGAACGGGCGATCACAGGCATTGAGGAAGAATTAGACGCGCGCGTGGTGGCGTTCAGGAAGAACGGTCAATTGCTCGAGGCCCAACGGATCGAGCAACGGACGAAGTTCGATCTCGAAATGATCCGCGCCATGGGCTATTGCCACGGGATCGAAAACTATTCGCGCCATTTGAGCGGACGCGCGCCGGGCGATCCTCCACCGACGTTGCTGGATTATTTCCCCAAAGACTTTTTGTTGATCATCGATGAATCGCACGCGACGGTGCCCCAGATCGGCGGCATGTATGAAGGCGACTTTTCCAGGAAACGAACGCTTGTGGACTATGGATTCCGGCTGCCTTCCGCCGTCGATAATCGCCCCCTGAAGTTCGCCGAGTTCGAGCGGATGTTGAAGCAGGTGATCTATGTGTCGGCGACGCCCGGCCCGTATGAGTTGGAACATGCCAAGGGTGAGGTCATCGAGCAGATCATTCGGCCGACTGGCTTAATGGATCCCCTCATCGACGTGCGGTCGGCGAAGGGGCAGGTAGACAATCTTCTCGCGGAAGTACGGGCGGAGTCGGCCAAGGGCAATCGCGTCCTGGTGACCACCTTGACCAAACGAATGGCCGAAGACCTCACGGAGTATTATCACGACCTCGGTGTAAAGGTCCGGTATCTGCATTCGGATATCAAGACGCTGGAGCGCGCGGAGATTATTCGCGACCTTCGTCGAGGCGTCTTTGATGTGCTGGTCGGCATCAACCTGTTGCGGGAGGGCCTTGACCTTCCAGAGGTCGGGTTGGTGGCTATTCTGGATGCGGATAAAGAAGGCTTTCTCCGGTCGCATCGATCCCTCATCCAAACGGCAGGGCGTGCGGCGAGAAATCTGGATGGGCGGGTCATTTTTTACGGGGACACGGTAACCGATTCGATGCGGAGCGCGATGGATGAGACGGCGCGCCGGCGCCATATCCAGGAGGCCTACAATAGGGCCAATGGCATTACCCCGGAAAGCATCAAGAAATTGATCCCGGTGCTCGATTATGCGTCAGGAGGAACGAAGGGTGATCAGCTGGAATTAGCGGCGGAGTCGCCGGAAGTCTATGCCACGACGGGGGATGCGGAGCAGCTGATTCGCCGGCTGGAAGTGGAGATGAAGGCGGCGGCAAAGCAGTTGGAATTCGAGCGGGCCGCGGAATTGCGCAATCGGATCAGAGCGTTGAAGCTGAAGGCGCTGGAATTAGCCCAGTAG
- a CDS encoding DUF4321 domain-containing protein produces MRKSIGMLLIFILIGGMLGGIFGEILRVMAPNGAIQNIFASNFSPGINPPLTLDLVLLKLTFGFSIKVSLLSVLGMFLGAYLYKQM; encoded by the coding sequence ATGAGAAAATCGATCGGCATGCTGCTGATCTTTATCCTGATCGGCGGAATGCTGGGCGGGATTTTCGGAGAAATTCTTCGCGTGATGGCCCCGAACGGCGCGATTCAAAATATCTTCGCTAGCAATTTCTCTCCAGGCATCAACCCGCCACTGACACTTGATCTAGTACTCCTCAAGTTAACCTTCGGCTTCAGCATCAAGGTCAGCCTGCTCAGCGTGTTGGGGATGTTTCTGGGGGCCTATCTTTATAAACAAATGTGA
- a CDS encoding YraN family protein: MRDRRQLLGDEGEGQAEAYLRGQGLRIVGRNVRSPLGELDLIADDGGILVFVEVKRRRTGAYGGALEAVGARKRAKLIQLASQYLAQHRLHDRMCRFDVVLIQDDAGAGAVVQHIANAFDVAGDDLRW, encoded by the coding sequence ATGCGGGATCGACGTCAACTGTTGGGAGATGAGGGCGAAGGGCAGGCCGAAGCCTACCTTCGCGGTCAGGGGTTGAGAATTGTGGGCCGGAATGTGCGCTCCCCGTTGGGCGAGCTCGACCTGATCGCGGATGACGGCGGGATTCTGGTGTTTGTCGAAGTCAAGCGGCGACGCACGGGAGCCTATGGTGGGGCACTGGAAGCGGTGGGCGCGCGCAAACGCGCCAAGTTAATTCAACTGGCTTCGCAATATTTGGCACAACATCGCTTGCACGACCGCATGTGCCGGTTCGACGTCGTGTTGATTCAGGACGATGCCGGGGCTGGTGCAGTCGTGCAACATATTGCGAATGCATTCGACGTCGCAGGTGATGATCTGCGATGGTAG
- a CDS encoding peptidoglycan DD-metalloendopeptidase family protein, protein MTRMQWGWIVLSVQAVLVMSPMPADAERKDSYADKIEREKKTLEKLRGTIVEKRKKADEAEKKRESVLQGLQSLDERLVRYRQEHQETVRKLKKKDAEIEQMGVQLSRLSERIDERQEAIAARLRVQYVEGRFWQLKTLLAASSAGDFQRRFRYLSAVTQREYEIMEGYRKDAERIAEVERSREEARQGIFAYKLSTEEKLAQIRGLKKQKRVYLAKITREKESHDRAVEELERSANRVDSLLKELETRRRAALANRPPIAGGGLRALRGTLLWPTDGQVVSYFGRQKHPTFNTYIQRKGIEIRAEEGSNIRSVLAGQVVYADWLKGYGLVIIMDHANGVFSLYAHASKILTSVGARIEAGEAIGETGDTGMTGENTLYFELREGAEPVDPLVWLSKR, encoded by the coding sequence ATGACACGGATGCAGTGGGGATGGATCGTGTTGAGCGTCCAGGCGGTTTTGGTCATGAGCCCGATGCCGGCAGATGCCGAGCGTAAGGATTCCTATGCCGATAAGATCGAGCGGGAAAAGAAAACGCTGGAAAAATTGCGCGGGACCATCGTCGAGAAGCGAAAAAAGGCGGATGAAGCCGAGAAAAAACGCGAGTCGGTGCTGCAGGGACTGCAGTCGTTGGACGAGCGTCTGGTGCGCTACCGGCAGGAACATCAGGAGACCGTCAGAAAGCTGAAAAAAAAGGATGCGGAAATCGAGCAGATGGGCGTGCAGCTGAGCCGTCTGTCCGAACGCATCGACGAACGGCAGGAGGCCATTGCCGCCCGGCTGCGGGTCCAGTACGTCGAGGGACGGTTTTGGCAACTCAAGACCCTCCTCGCCGCCAGCTCGGCCGGCGACTTTCAGCGCCGGTTCCGGTATCTCTCCGCCGTGACGCAGCGGGAATATGAGATCATGGAAGGCTATCGGAAGGATGCCGAGCGGATCGCCGAGGTGGAACGGAGCCGGGAGGAAGCGCGGCAGGGGATTTTTGCCTATAAGCTCAGCACAGAGGAAAAACTGGCCCAAATTCGCGGGCTCAAGAAGCAGAAGCGCGTCTATCTCGCGAAAATTACGCGGGAAAAGGAGTCGCATGACCGGGCGGTGGAGGAGCTGGAGCGTTCCGCGAATCGAGTCGACAGTTTATTAAAAGAACTTGAAACGAGGCGGCGGGCCGCCCTGGCGAACCGCCCTCCAATCGCCGGGGGAGGGCTCCGGGCATTACGGGGAACGCTGTTGTGGCCGACAGACGGGCAGGTGGTGTCGTATTTCGGCCGGCAGAAGCACCCGACCTTCAACACCTACATTCAGCGAAAAGGGATTGAGATTCGCGCGGAGGAAGGGAGTAATATACGATCGGTGCTTGCCGGTCAGGTTGTGTATGCGGACTGGTTGAAAGGCTACGGACTCGTTATAATCATGGATCATGCCAACGGGGTGTTTTCGCTCTACGCCCATGCATCGAAAATTTTGACGTCTGTGGGCGCCCGGATTGAAGCCGGGGAGGCGATCGGGGAAACGGGCGACACCGGCATGACAGGAGAGAATACGCTCTATTTTGAGCTGCGCGAGGGGGCAGAACCGGTGGATCCCCTGGTGTGGCTGTCAAAGCGGTAG
- a CDS encoding ribonuclease HII — protein sequence MVGSLNPTTGGPTDEFEVEAWSRGYRHIAGLDEAGRGPLAGPVVAAAVLLPRRFRLPGLNDSKQIVESDRERLFAEIVRRATGVGIGAATEAEIDRLNILQASLLAMRRALLALPVPPDFLLLDAVTLSGLSIPQRAIIKGDGLSCSIAAASIVAKVTRDRLMVEYHRWYPQYNFAAHKGYGTPEHLRVLREHGPCAIHRRSFAPVQHCVAEGETGGLSLCDHRESRLD from the coding sequence TTGGTTGGTAGCCTGAACCCGACGACAGGGGGACCCACCGATGAATTTGAGGTGGAGGCCTGGTCGCGCGGGTACCGGCATATTGCCGGTCTGGATGAGGCTGGACGTGGGCCTCTCGCCGGTCCTGTCGTCGCGGCGGCCGTGTTGTTGCCGCGGCGATTCCGTTTACCGGGACTCAACGATTCCAAACAGATCGTCGAATCGGACCGTGAGCGGCTCTTCGCTGAAATTGTTCGCCGCGCGACCGGGGTCGGCATTGGCGCCGCGACGGAGGCGGAGATCGATCGCCTGAACATTCTTCAGGCGTCTCTGTTGGCGATGCGGCGTGCGCTGCTGGCGCTTCCGGTCCCGCCGGACTTCCTGCTCCTGGATGCGGTCACTCTTTCCGGACTCTCAATTCCCCAGCGTGCCATCATCAAAGGCGATGGACTGTCTTGTTCCATTGCAGCGGCATCGATTGTTGCCAAGGTCACGCGAGACCGTCTGATGGTCGAATACCATCGCTGGTATCCTCAATACAATTTCGCCGCACATAAAGGCTATGGCACGCCGGAGCATCTGCGTGTGCTTCGGGAGCATGGGCCCTGTGCAATTCATCGGCGCAGTTTCGCGCCCGTTCAACATTGCGTTGCGGAAGGCGAGACGGGAGGTCTTTCGCTGTGCGATCACCGTGAGAGCCGGCTCGACTGA
- a CDS encoding signal recognition particle protein encodes MVLDALSEKFERILKKLRGQGVLTEDNIAEALKEVRLALLEADVNFKVVKDFLDRVREKAIGQEVLKSLTPGHQVVKVVWDELRGMMGGERSGISLASRPPTILMMVGLQGAGKTTTSGKLARLFKSQGKRVLLVAADPRRPAAGDQLASLGQDLGIDVHRFDQVDASRADVVRICQRGVERAQEQGYDLVVLDTGGRLHVDDELMAELVAVKQAVTPHEVLLVADAMTGQDAVNMAGQFDRQVGLTGVILTKVEGDARGGAVLSIRAVTGKPIKFLGMGEKLDALEPFHPDRMASRILGMGDVLSLIEKAQETFSREEAEAAQKKLTSSTFTLEDFRSQLGQMNRLGSFEQILGMLPGGQKLKDLANSGLPEKEMKRVAAMIDSMTTRERRDHTLINGSRKKRIARGSGTSVQEVNRLIKQFLQARKIAKVMSGGAGGRRQLAQMLRGM; translated from the coding sequence CTGGTGCTTGACGCGCTGAGCGAAAAGTTTGAACGGATTCTCAAGAAGCTTCGTGGGCAGGGTGTGCTCACGGAGGACAATATTGCGGAAGCGCTGAAGGAAGTCCGCCTCGCATTGCTTGAGGCGGACGTGAACTTCAAAGTCGTCAAGGATTTCCTGGATCGCGTTCGTGAAAAGGCGATCGGTCAGGAAGTGCTGAAAAGTCTGACGCCTGGTCATCAGGTCGTCAAAGTCGTGTGGGACGAACTCCGCGGCATGATGGGCGGGGAGCGGTCCGGTATCAGTCTCGCCTCCAGGCCGCCGACGATTCTCATGATGGTCGGACTGCAGGGAGCCGGGAAAACCACGACCTCCGGCAAACTGGCCCGCTTGTTCAAGAGCCAGGGGAAGCGCGTGTTACTTGTCGCGGCCGACCCGCGTCGCCCTGCCGCAGGCGATCAGTTGGCCAGCCTCGGACAGGACCTTGGTATCGATGTTCACCGGTTCGATCAAGTGGATGCTTCTCGTGCCGACGTGGTGCGCATCTGTCAGCGCGGAGTGGAGCGCGCCCAGGAACAGGGCTACGACTTGGTTGTCCTCGATACCGGCGGCCGGTTGCATGTCGACGACGAATTGATGGCCGAACTTGTGGCGGTCAAGCAGGCCGTCACTCCCCACGAGGTATTGCTCGTGGCCGACGCGATGACCGGTCAGGATGCGGTCAACATGGCGGGGCAGTTTGATCGGCAGGTCGGCCTTACCGGGGTGATCCTGACGAAAGTTGAAGGCGACGCGCGAGGCGGCGCCGTCTTGTCGATCCGTGCCGTGACCGGCAAGCCCATCAAGTTTCTCGGCATGGGTGAAAAGCTCGATGCCCTGGAGCCGTTCCATCCGGATCGAATGGCCTCGCGGATCCTTGGAATGGGTGACGTCCTTTCGTTGATCGAAAAGGCACAAGAAACATTCTCGCGGGAAGAGGCCGAAGCCGCTCAAAAAAAACTGACGAGCAGCACCTTTACGTTGGAAGATTTCCGGTCACAACTCGGGCAGATGAATCGGCTGGGCTCGTTCGAGCAGATTCTAGGCATGCTGCCGGGCGGACAAAAGTTGAAGGACCTCGCGAACAGCGGACTGCCCGAAAAAGAAATGAAGCGGGTTGCGGCCATGATCGACTCCATGACCACGCGTGAGCGGCGCGACCATACGCTGATCAACGGCAGTAGGAAAAAAAGAATCGCGCGCGGCAGCGGGACGAGCGTGCAAGAGGTCAACCGTTTGATCAAGCAGTTTTTGCAGGCTCGAAAAATTGCAAAAGTCATGTCGGGCGGCGCCGGCGGGCGGCGCCAGTTGGCCCAAATGCTTCGGGGAATGTGA
- the lexA gene encoding repressor LexA → MRSADLKIARQALGLTQEQLADRLKTTRQTIARYEIGTHKIPFTVRLAIDHLTAAAHIPLAGLVAAGDPIEPIPQTELVEVPSGMKGRGETFALRVKGESMRDEGILPGDLVIVRKQHTARNGQTVIALVNNEATIKTYYRKGSTIELRPANDTMKPITITSTDSLRIEGLVIGVIRYCNS, encoded by the coding sequence ATGCGCTCGGCAGATCTCAAAATAGCCCGCCAGGCTCTGGGACTCACCCAGGAACAGCTGGCCGACCGGCTCAAAACCACCCGCCAGACCATCGCGCGCTATGAAATCGGCACCCACAAGATTCCCTTCACCGTTCGACTCGCCATCGATCACCTCACGGCCGCGGCGCACATTCCCCTCGCCGGCCTGGTGGCGGCGGGCGATCCCATCGAGCCGATTCCCCAAACCGAACTCGTTGAAGTCCCTTCCGGCATGAAGGGGCGCGGCGAAACGTTTGCCTTACGGGTCAAGGGCGAGTCGATGCGAGACGAAGGCATTCTTCCCGGCGATCTTGTCATCGTCCGGAAACAACACACGGCCCGGAACGGCCAAACGGTGATTGCCCTCGTCAACAATGAAGCTACGATCAAAACCTATTATCGAAAAGGTTCCACGATCGAGCTGCGTCCGGCCAATGACACGATGAAGCCAATTACGATCACCTCCACGGATTCTCTGCGCATCGAAGGCCTCGTCATCGGAGTCATCCGCTACTGCAACTCTTGA
- the rimM gene encoding 16S rRNA processing protein RimM has protein sequence MTPLDQAELVTIGRIERSFGVRGEARVRSLSDVPGRFEALREVTIVASSGKSLVTRVTHVRSGGPTLIMGFDAFTTPEQVAEFRGGLLQVPRGDSPALPTDQYYQCDLIGMVVQDEGGTVLGRLEEVLAMSDSQAFVVRQDGKELLIPAAKQLVLSVDVAKRVMTVRLPEGFGDL, from the coding sequence ATGACGCCGCTCGATCAGGCAGAGCTTGTGACCATTGGAAGGATCGAGCGATCCTTCGGCGTGCGAGGCGAAGCGCGCGTGCGGTCGCTGAGCGACGTGCCCGGTCGATTTGAGGCGCTTCGTGAGGTGACGATTGTCGCGTCGAGCGGCAAGAGTCTCGTGACTCGGGTTACTCATGTGCGGTCCGGTGGGCCGACATTGATCATGGGGTTTGACGCGTTCACGACGCCGGAGCAGGTCGCCGAGTTTCGCGGTGGACTCTTGCAGGTTCCGCGTGGAGACTCGCCGGCGCTGCCAACCGATCAGTACTATCAATGCGACTTGATCGGGATGGTTGTCCAGGACGAAGGCGGAACGGTATTAGGCCGGCTGGAAGAAGTCTTGGCCATGTCGGATAGCCAGGCGTTCGTGGTGCGACAGGACGGGAAAGAGTTGCTGATCCCTGCGGCAAAACAACTCGTGCTGTCGGTCGATGTTGCGAAACGGGTGATGACGGTTCGGCTGCCAGAAGGGTTCGGAGACCTGTAA
- the trmD gene encoding tRNA (guanosine(37)-N1)-methyltransferase TrmD, producing the protein MRCAVLTLFPDMVAPVLGQSILKRAQEKGLLDVAVQNLREYTFDRHKTADDVPYGGGAGMVMKAEPVLQAVDALRARYQASHPGTTLRVIMPSPQGRPFTQALAQSLAQEDRVVVFVCGHYEGMDERVNVALCPEQISVGDYVLTGGELAALVMIDAAARLVPGVLGDAASAAEESFTDGMLEYPHYTRPAEVRGMAVPEVLVSGHHEAIRLWRRKEALRNTYLKRPDLLRDRELGLEDRRLLSEVMQESLVQVPVR; encoded by the coding sequence ATGCGGTGCGCTGTTCTGACATTGTTCCCCGATATGGTGGCCCCGGTGCTTGGCCAGAGTATTCTCAAGCGCGCCCAGGAAAAGGGGTTGCTGGACGTTGCTGTCCAGAATTTGCGTGAGTATACCTTCGACCGGCATAAAACGGCGGACGATGTGCCGTATGGCGGGGGCGCGGGCATGGTCATGAAAGCTGAACCGGTCCTGCAAGCCGTCGATGCGTTGCGCGCCCGGTATCAGGCCTCTCATCCCGGGACGACCTTGCGGGTGATCATGCCGTCTCCCCAGGGGCGGCCCTTTACGCAAGCACTCGCGCAGTCTCTGGCGCAGGAGGACCGCGTCGTGGTGTTTGTGTGCGGGCATTATGAGGGCATGGATGAGCGTGTGAACGTGGCCCTTTGTCCGGAACAGATCTCTGTCGGCGACTATGTGTTGACCGGAGGGGAATTGGCGGCGCTGGTGATGATCGACGCCGCGGCCCGCTTGGTCCCCGGCGTGCTCGGTGATGCGGCGTCGGCGGCCGAGGAATCGTTTACTGACGGGATGTTGGAGTATCCGCATTACACCAGACCTGCGGAGGTGCGCGGGATGGCGGTTCCTGAGGTGTTGGTATCGGGACACCACGAGGCAATTCGCCTGTGGCGTCGTAAGGAAGCGTTGCGGAACACCTATCTCAAGCGGCCGGATCTCTTGCGGGATCGCGAGCTTGGATTGGAAGATCGACGGTTGTTGAGCGAAGTGATGCAAGAGAGTCTTGTCCAGGTACCTGTTCGTTGA
- the rplS gene encoding 50S ribosomal protein L19 — translation MNRLERIQRSLTKKTAPKFEIGDTVRVHVKVVEGEKERIQVYEGTVIARKGTLNSETFTVRKLSYNVGVERTFPIHSPNVAKVDVVRQGRVRRAKLYYLRTKKGKFAKVEDREFKAESKAQTAAKIEAAAAAKA, via the coding sequence ATGAATCGGCTAGAGCGGATCCAACGATCCTTAACCAAAAAAACGGCGCCCAAGTTCGAGATCGGGGATACCGTTCGTGTGCATGTGAAGGTCGTTGAGGGTGAGAAGGAACGTATCCAGGTCTATGAAGGGACGGTCATCGCCAGAAAAGGGACGCTGAACAGCGAGACCTTCACCGTGCGAAAGTTGTCGTATAACGTCGGTGTCGAACGGACCTTTCCGATCCATTCCCCCAACGTGGCGAAAGTCGATGTCGTCCGCCAGGGGCGTGTCCGTCGCGCCAAGTTGTATTATTTGCGGACGAAAAAGGGCAAGTTCGCCAAGGTGGAAGACCGCGAGTTCAAAGCCGAAAGTAAGGCGCAGACTGCAGCGAAGATCGAAGCGGCGGCGGCCGCGAAGGCCTAG